Proteins found in one Cytophagia bacterium CHB2 genomic segment:
- a CDS encoding methyltransferase domain-containing protein: MHSAFDDIALSYDILEAENPILQWMRRRVHQAALAAFAGRQRLIEIGSGTGTDAVFFAQHGFEVLGLEPSTEMLLIAREKAAAADCAHRVSFVQAAAEELRHVAPVGLYEGLFSNFGALNCVAHLDKFAQHAARALKFGARVLFVYMPPICPWEIGYHLLHGQVRKAFRRKTDDAGTLVSLARHAIRTYYFTPAQIISCFEPQFILERQFSLGLLAPPPYVSKRSARLLHKVIASEEKIAEQWPFRNFGDHLVFQFRRL; this comes from the coding sequence ATGCATTCCGCTTTTGATGACATTGCGCTTTCCTACGATATTCTTGAAGCTGAAAATCCGATTCTGCAATGGATGCGGCGCCGGGTGCATCAGGCCGCGCTTGCTGCATTTGCCGGACGCCAGCGTCTGATTGAAATCGGCAGCGGCACCGGCACCGATGCTGTGTTTTTCGCGCAGCATGGTTTCGAAGTTCTTGGCCTTGAGCCTTCCACTGAAATGCTGCTCATCGCCCGGGAAAAAGCGGCGGCCGCCGATTGCGCCCACCGCGTCAGCTTCGTGCAGGCAGCCGCAGAAGAACTGCGCCACGTGGCTCCGGTCGGACTTTATGAGGGCTTGTTTTCCAATTTTGGCGCGCTTAACTGCGTCGCGCATCTTGACAAATTTGCGCAACACGCGGCGCGCGCTTTGAAATTCGGCGCGCGTGTCTTGTTTGTTTATATGCCGCCCATTTGTCCGTGGGAGATTGGGTATCATCTTTTGCACGGGCAAGTGCGCAAAGCCTTCCGGCGGAAAACAGATGACGCCGGCACGCTCGTCTCTCTGGCGCGGCATGCGATTCGAACATATTACTTTACTCCTGCGCAAATCATCTCTTGCTTTGAACCGCAGTTCATTCTAGAACGGCAATTTAGTCTCGGCTTGCTGGCACCGCCGCCTTATGTCAGCAAAAGGTCCGCGCGCTTGCTGCACAAGGTGATTGCGTCTGAGGAAAAAATTGCAGAGCAGTGGCCGTTCAGAAATTTCGGTGATCACCTTGTTTTTCAATTTCGCCGCCTATGA
- a CDS encoding c-type cytochrome, with the protein MIRRSLAIAFAAALLTGATLFAQDKAKVVSFEALAGRSIYNLKKCGDCHNQGAKEFTAIKNNYDAAGHAKHATDLSLALVLGEAKSPRAQKKLLEKEADALTAYLASRKEADAAPENFVTAGLVMVKESCRNCHLIQGKGDESGVPLAGVGAKRDYKWLYDHFVDPQKFVKDSTMPKFGEKLSKAELEALTAYMASWK; encoded by the coding sequence GCTGCACTGCTAACCGGCGCAACGCTGTTCGCGCAGGATAAAGCGAAAGTCGTTTCATTTGAAGCCCTCGCTGGGCGCAGTATTTATAATTTGAAAAAGTGCGGCGACTGTCACAATCAAGGCGCCAAGGAGTTCACGGCCATCAAGAACAACTATGACGCTGCCGGTCACGCCAAACACGCCACGGATCTGAGCCTCGCCCTGGTTCTGGGCGAAGCCAAATCCCCGCGCGCGCAGAAAAAGCTTCTGGAAAAAGAAGCGGATGCGCTCACGGCTTATTTGGCCAGTCGTAAAGAAGCGGATGCGGCGCCCGAGAATTTTGTGACTGCCGGTCTTGTGATGGTCAAAGAATCGTGCCGCAATTGCCATCTGATTCAAGGCAAGGGCGACGAGAGCGGTGTGCCGCTCGCCGGCGTTGGCGCCAAGCGCGACTATAAATGGCTCTACGATCACTTTGTCGATCCGCAAAAGTTCGTAAAAGATTCCACCATGCCCAAGTTCGGCGAGAAGCTTTCGAAAGCGGAGTTGGAAGCGTTGACGGCGTATATGGCGTCGTGGAAGTAA
- a CDS encoding B12-binding domain-containing radical SAM protein, translated as MTTTKSKILLYNPRSVFFTMPLGLLAIASNLDPERFEVIIVDGRLQDDPLRVLQPHLQDALCLGLSVLTGAPIRDALHVSRAVKALRPDLPIVWGGWHPSLFPTECLAERAIDITVQGQGEETFRELVEKFAANENLRSVAGIAFREGKTIYQNAARPLRDMNDFPPARYELIPVEKYYARKNHRQLDYISSIGCYFRCAFCADPYVFKRKWNAIAPERMGAELEHLWHRFPFDDLNFQDETFFTYADRVAAIAEELLRRNLKFSWAGTLRADQGVRMSDDLFALCKRSGLRRVMIGVESGDQQTLNWLKKDITIEQVFETAERCKRFDLGAIFPFIVGFPQESPESVEASLQAVKRLRAMSPKFETVIFFYQPYPGSPIADLVRDSGYPMPQSLEEWAAFDYVESYGPWVPQEKWERVQRFKFYQRFAWSENGSLLKWPIKRLARLRCEKDFYEFPIEKRLVEWLKPATSLS; from the coding sequence ATGACCACCACAAAATCAAAAATTTTGCTTTACAATCCCAGATCCGTGTTTTTCACCATGCCGCTGGGCTTGCTGGCGATTGCTTCGAATCTCGATCCTGAGCGCTTCGAGGTGATCATCGTCGACGGCCGGCTCCAAGACGATCCGCTGCGCGTGTTGCAGCCACATCTGCAGGATGCCCTTTGCCTGGGCCTTTCCGTGCTCACTGGCGCGCCGATTCGTGATGCGCTGCATGTCTCGCGCGCCGTCAAAGCGCTGCGCCCGGATTTGCCCATTGTCTGGGGCGGCTGGCATCCCTCGCTTTTTCCAACGGAATGTTTGGCGGAACGAGCCATCGACATCACGGTGCAAGGCCAGGGCGAGGAAACGTTTCGCGAATTAGTTGAAAAATTTGCCGCAAACGAAAACTTGCGGTCAGTTGCCGGCATAGCTTTTCGTGAGGGCAAAACCATTTATCAAAATGCCGCTCGCCCATTGCGCGACATGAATGATTTTCCGCCGGCGCGTTACGAATTGATTCCAGTGGAAAAATATTACGCCCGCAAAAATCACCGCCAACTCGATTACATCTCATCGATTGGCTGCTATTTTCGCTGTGCCTTTTGCGCCGACCCCTACGTCTTCAAGCGCAAGTGGAACGCGATCGCGCCGGAACGCATGGGAGCAGAACTCGAACATCTTTGGCATCGTTTTCCTTTCGATGATCTCAACTTTCAAGACGAAACGTTCTTTACCTATGCCGATCGCGTCGCGGCCATTGCCGAAGAGCTTTTGCGGCGCAATCTGAAATTCAGTTGGGCGGGCACACTGCGCGCGGATCAGGGCGTGCGCATGTCCGATGATCTCTTTGCCCTGTGCAAGCGCTCCGGCTTGCGCCGCGTGATGATAGGGGTGGAATCCGGCGATCAACAAACATTGAATTGGTTGAAGAAAGACATTACGATCGAACAGGTTTTTGAGACCGCGGAACGCTGCAAGCGTTTCGACTTGGGCGCGATATTTCCGTTCATCGTGGGATTTCCGCAGGAATCTCCGGAGAGCGTCGAGGCGAGTTTGCAGGCCGTCAAGCGTTTGCGCGCGATGAGCCCAAAATTCGAAACCGTGATTTTTTTCTATCAACCTTATCCCGGCTCGCCGATTGCCGATCTCGTGCGCGACAGCGGCTATCCCATGCCACAATCGCTCGAAGAATGGGCGGCATTCGATTACGTCGAATCCTACGGTCCGTGGGTGCCGCAAGAAAAATGGGAGCGCGTGCAGCGCTTTAAATTTTATCAGCGCTTCGCCTGGTCGGAGAACGGCAGTTTGTTGAAATGGCCGATCAAACGGCTGGCACGCTTGCGTTGCGAAAAGGATTTTTATGAATTTCCAATTGAAAAACGTTTGGTGGAATGGCTCAAACCCGCGACCTCGTTGTCGTGA